One window of Ailuropoda melanoleuca isolate Jingjing chromosome 3, ASM200744v2, whole genome shotgun sequence genomic DNA carries:
- the FNDC9 gene encoding fibronectin type III domain-containing protein 9, translated as MNIEVGNVSYTGAIISWSSSEPCLEDYYHIMYRPNWNSIFSGYLRYSFHHEEKVPRTISSVVLEHLAPSTLYFLCISCKKAAFPYRHYCTMFHTLDKSPLAAGSSLVDPQISLWVLMAILLACFTAVLAFICLQFWCIRCHEPRWSYRAGHMEEANGLVRWPEEAPALGQREEDLQGLPLVEMPRKNSGAEAEQEAEGEANQDDAADQDAADQGVPDDVGALLRGSGDHPAILPHFRE; from the coding sequence ATGAACATCGAGGTTGGGAACGTTTCTTATACAGGAGCCATCATTTCCTGGTCATCCTCGGAGCCCTGCCTGGAGGACTACTACCATATTATGTACAGGCCCAACTGGAACAGCATCTTCTCCGGTTATCTGCGTTACAGCTTCCACCACGAGGAGAAGGTGCCTCGAACAATCAGCTCCGTGGTGCTGGAACACCTCGCCCCTTCTACTCTCTACTTCCTGTGCATCAGCTGCAAGAAGGCTGCCTTCCCCTATAGGCACTACTGCACCATGTTCCATACCCTGGATAAGAGCCCACTGGCCGCTGGGAGCTCCCTGGTGGACCCCCAGATCTCCCTGTGGGTGTTGATGGCCATTCTGCTGGCCTGCTTTACGGCCGTCTTGGCTTTCATCTGCCTCCAGTTCTGGTGTATCCGCTGCCATGAGCCTCGATGGTCTTACAGAGCCGGCCACATGGAGGAAGCCAATGGGTTGGTGAGATGGCCGGAGGAGGCCCCCGCgcttgggcagagggaggaagaccTGCAGGGCCTCCCCCTGGTGGAGATGCCACGCAAGAACTCCGGAGCAGAAGCTGAACAGGAAGCCGAAGGGGAAGCCAACCAGGATGATGCCGCTGACCAGGATGCTGCCGATCAGGGTGTCCCCGACGACGTGGGGGCCTTACTGAGGGGCAGTGGTGATCATCCTGCCATACTGCCTCACTTTAGGGAGTGA